The Sphingomonas sp. LY54 genome includes a region encoding these proteins:
- the hisD gene encoding histidinol dehydrogenase, with the protein MKTLVWNSLAAPERGAALARPEQRSDPALQASVRAIVDDIRARGWDAVTEHAVRLDGEEPRLVPVAPLAAEARRLLSPEQLGAIELARRNVLVFHEGSLPAEHEVETMPGLVVRKVWRPLDRVGLYVPGGKTPLFSTLLMLALPARAASVGEIVVVTPPRPEGGLDPVVALAAELCGIEAVWTVGGAQAIAALAVGAGAIPRVDKICGPGNAFVAEAKTYLASLPGGLAIDMPAGPSELLVIADDSADPRLVAADLLSQAEHDASAQVLLVTNSVRLAEEVVVEVSDRSARLPRAATAQASLANARAILVDGLEEAVDVANLYAPEHLSLAVADPASLLTRVRNAGAVFAGHLAAESFGDYLAGSSHVLPTDGAARAWSGVSVHTFLKAISVQTVTPEAARRLAAPAAALARLEGLEAHAQAADARQGVLA; encoded by the coding sequence GTGAAGACTCTCGTTTGGAACAGTCTCGCCGCTCCCGAACGGGGCGCCGCCCTCGCGCGACCAGAGCAGCGCAGCGACCCTGCGCTCCAGGCCTCGGTGCGCGCGATCGTCGACGACATCCGCGCACGCGGCTGGGACGCGGTCACGGAGCATGCCGTTCGCCTCGACGGCGAGGAGCCGCGCCTCGTGCCCGTAGCGCCGCTCGCCGCGGAAGCGCGCCGCCTGCTCTCGCCCGAACAATTGGGCGCGATCGAGCTCGCCCGCCGCAACGTGCTTGTCTTTCACGAGGGCAGCCTTCCGGCCGAGCATGAAGTCGAGACGATGCCGGGCCTGGTCGTCCGCAAGGTCTGGCGCCCGCTCGACCGCGTCGGTCTCTATGTGCCGGGCGGGAAGACGCCGCTTTTCTCGACCCTGCTGATGCTCGCCCTCCCCGCTCGGGCGGCCAGCGTCGGCGAGATCGTCGTCGTCACCCCGCCCCGGCCCGAGGGCGGGCTCGACCCGGTCGTCGCCCTCGCGGCAGAGCTGTGCGGCATCGAGGCGGTGTGGACCGTGGGCGGCGCGCAGGCGATCGCCGCGCTAGCCGTGGGCGCCGGCGCCATTCCCCGCGTCGACAAAATCTGCGGCCCAGGCAACGCTTTTGTCGCCGAGGCGAAAACCTATCTCGCCTCGCTGCCCGGCGGGCTCGCCATCGACATGCCGGCCGGGCCGAGCGAATTGCTGGTAATCGCCGACGACAGCGCCGACCCGCGCCTGGTTGCTGCCGACCTGCTCAGCCAGGCCGAGCATGATGCGTCGGCCCAGGTGCTGCTGGTCACCAACTCGGTCCGTCTTGCAGAGGAAGTCGTCGTGGAAGTGAGCGACCGGTCGGCCCGGCTGCCCCGCGCCGCTACCGCCCAGGCCTCGCTCGCCAATGCCCGGGCCATCCTGGTCGACGGCCTCGAGGAAGCGGTGGACGTCGCCAACCTCTATGCCCCCGAGCATCTCTCGCTCGCGGTCGCGGATCCGGCGTCTTTGCTAACGCGCGTCCGCAATGCCGGTGCGGTCTTCGCCGGTCATCTCGCCGCCGAGAGTTTCGGCGACTATCTCGCCGGCTCCAGCCACGTCCTTCCGACCGATGGCGCCGCCCGCGCCTGGAGCGGCGTTTCCGTGCACACTTTCCTGAAAGCGATAAGCGTGCAGACCGTCACGCCCGAAGCTGCGCGCCGCCTTGCCGCTCCTGCCGCGGCCCTGGCCCGGCTCGAAGGGCTCGAAGCCCATGCCCAGGCCGCCGACGCGCGCCAAGGAGTCCTCGCATGA